In Candidatus Binatia bacterium, one DNA window encodes the following:
- the trpD gene encoding anthranilate phosphoribosyltransferase has protein sequence MSAPALRAALATLCDGGELTRDDAALAFDEIMAGQATPAQIGAFLAALRARGETVDVVVAAARAMRNHAERVTTKRSPLIDTCGTGGDGASTISISTAAALIAAGAGVAVAKHGNRGASGRFGGADVLEALGVRIDLSPEDAGRCLDEVGIAFLFAPRMHPAMRHAGPVRRELGIRTVFNLLGPLTNPAGVTRQVIGVPSAEALRLVAGALRELGGEHALVVHSRDGLDEISLGAPTDVIELRDGVLTERVLTPADFGLREVDAAELRVETAAHSAEALRALLEGRPGPMTDVVLANAAAALYVAGRAATLADGVEQARAAIRSGAARDALDRLVAFTTSVEGAPA, from the coding sequence GTGAGCGCGCCGGCGCTGCGAGCTGCGCTCGCGACGCTGTGCGACGGCGGCGAGCTCACCCGCGACGACGCCGCGCTGGCGTTCGACGAGATCATGGCGGGGCAGGCGACGCCGGCGCAGATCGGCGCGTTTCTCGCCGCGCTCCGCGCGCGCGGCGAGACGGTCGACGTCGTGGTCGCGGCAGCGCGCGCGATGCGCAACCACGCCGAGCGCGTGACCACGAAACGCTCGCCGCTGATCGACACCTGCGGCACCGGCGGCGACGGCGCGAGCACGATCAGCATCTCGACCGCCGCGGCGCTGATCGCAGCGGGCGCTGGCGTCGCGGTCGCGAAGCACGGCAACCGCGGCGCGTCCGGACGCTTCGGCGGCGCCGACGTGCTCGAGGCGCTCGGCGTGCGGATCGATCTCTCGCCCGAGGACGCCGGGCGCTGCCTCGACGAGGTCGGCATCGCGTTCCTGTTCGCGCCGCGCATGCACCCGGCGATGCGCCACGCGGGGCCGGTGCGCCGCGAGCTCGGCATCCGGACCGTATTCAACCTGCTCGGACCGCTCACCAACCCGGCCGGCGTCACGCGCCAGGTGATCGGCGTGCCGTCGGCCGAGGCGCTGCGTCTGGTCGCGGGCGCGCTGCGCGAGCTCGGCGGCGAGCACGCGCTCGTCGTCCACAGCCGCGACGGCCTCGACGAGATCTCGCTCGGCGCGCCGACCGACGTGATCGAGCTGCGCGACGGCGTGCTCACCGAGCGCGTGCTGACCCCGGCGGACTTCGGCCTGCGCGAGGTCGACGCCGCGGAGCTGCGGGTCGAGACCGCCGCGCACTCGGCGGAAGCGCTGCGCGCGCTGCTCGAAGGACGTCCGGGGCCGATGACCGACGTCGTGCTCGCCAACGCCGCGGCGGCGCTGTACGTCGCCGGGCGCGCTGCGACGCTCGCGGACGGCGTCGAGCAGGCGCGAGCGGCGATCCGCTCGGGCGCGGCGCGCGACGCGCTCGACCGCCTGGTCGCCTTCACCACGAGCGTCGAGGGAGCGCCCGCATAG
- a CDS encoding aminodeoxychorismate/anthranilate synthase component II: MIFMLDNYDSFTYNLVQYLSELGAEVVVRRNDAVTVDEVEAMRPGAIVISPGPCTPREAGISVELIQRCASRIPTLGVCLGHQAIGAALGGDIIRAPRIMHGKTSPIHHTGQGVFAGLPDPFEATRYHSLVIDPRTLPKELEVTAWTDDEGERTIMGVRHATWPLEGVQFHPESILTTSGKQLLANFLARVGKA; encoded by the coding sequence ATGATTTTTATGCTCGACAACTACGACTCGTTCACCTACAACCTCGTGCAGTACCTGAGCGAGCTGGGTGCCGAGGTCGTGGTGCGGCGCAACGACGCGGTCACCGTGGACGAGGTCGAGGCGATGCGTCCGGGCGCCATCGTCATCTCCCCCGGGCCGTGTACGCCGCGTGAAGCGGGCATCTCGGTCGAGCTGATCCAGCGCTGCGCGAGCCGCATCCCGACGCTCGGCGTCTGCCTCGGGCACCAGGCGATCGGCGCCGCGCTCGGCGGCGACATCATCCGCGCGCCGCGCATCATGCACGGCAAGACCTCGCCGATTCACCACACGGGGCAGGGCGTGTTCGCCGGTCTGCCCGATCCGTTCGAGGCGACCCGCTACCACTCGCTGGTGATCGACCCGCGCACGCTGCCGAAGGAGCTCGAGGTCACGGCGTGGACCGACGACGAGGGGGAGCGCACGATCATGGGCGTGCGCCACGCGACCTGGCCGCTCGAGGGCGTGCAGTTCCATCCGGAGTCGATCCTCACGACCTCCGGCAAGCAGCTGCTGGCGAACTTCCTCGCCCGGGTCGGGAAGGCGTGA
- the trpB gene encoding tryptophan synthase subunit beta, producing the protein MQKLPDRRGHFGPFGGRYVSETLMPALLELEEAWLKFRKDKTFKAELDALLAEYVGRPTPLTHARRLSEELGGAQIWLKREDLCHTGAHKINNTMGQVLLAVRMGKRRIIAETGAGQHGVASATAAARFGLECEVFMGAEDVRRQALNVFRMKLLGAKVRVVESGSRTLKDAMNEALRDWISTVEDTYYMIGSAAGPHPYPMLVRDLQSVIGREARRQILRATGKLPDVLIACVGGGSNAIGLFHPFLGDAGVRLVGVEAAGHGIETGKHAATLNAGQSGILHGAKSYLLQDELGQVREAHSISAGLDYPGVGPEHSYLKEHGLATYVTATDDEALDALERLARTEGIIPALETAHAVAHAIRLAPTMGREQTIVVSLSGRGDKDMETVAAARGDAIRAAGGAGQ; encoded by the coding sequence ATGCAAAAGCTGCCTGATCGTCGTGGACACTTCGGGCCGTTCGGCGGCCGCTACGTCAGCGAGACGCTGATGCCGGCGCTGCTCGAGCTCGAGGAAGCGTGGCTCAAGTTCCGCAAGGACAAGACCTTCAAGGCGGAGCTCGACGCGCTGCTCGCGGAGTACGTCGGCCGCCCGACGCCGCTCACGCACGCGCGTCGCCTCTCGGAGGAGCTCGGCGGCGCGCAGATCTGGCTCAAGCGCGAGGACCTCTGTCACACCGGCGCGCACAAGATCAACAACACCATGGGCCAGGTGCTGCTTGCCGTGCGCATGGGCAAGCGTCGCATCATCGCCGAGACCGGAGCCGGGCAGCACGGGGTCGCGTCGGCGACGGCAGCCGCGCGCTTCGGCCTCGAGTGCGAGGTCTTCATGGGCGCCGAGGACGTCCGGCGTCAAGCACTGAACGTCTTCCGGATGAAGCTGCTCGGCGCCAAGGTCCGCGTCGTCGAGAGCGGCAGCCGGACGCTCAAGGACGCGATGAACGAGGCGCTGCGCGACTGGATCAGCACCGTCGAGGACACCTACTACATGATCGGCTCCGCCGCGGGGCCGCATCCCTACCCGATGCTGGTGCGCGACCTGCAGAGCGTGATCGGACGCGAGGCGCGCCGGCAGATCCTCCGCGCGACCGGCAAGCTGCCCGACGTGCTGATCGCCTGCGTCGGCGGCGGCTCGAACGCGATCGGGCTCTTCCATCCGTTCCTCGGCGACGCGGGCGTGCGTCTCGTCGGCGTCGAGGCGGCGGGGCACGGCATCGAGACCGGCAAGCACGCGGCGACGCTCAACGCCGGACAGAGCGGCATCTTGCACGGCGCGAAGTCGTACCTCTTGCAGGATGAGCTCGGACAGGTGCGCGAGGCGCACTCGATCTCGGCCGGCCTCGACTACCCGGGCGTCGGACCCGAGCACAGCTATCTCAAGGAGCACGGGCTCGCGACCTACGTCACCGCGACCGACGACGAGGCGCTCGATGCGCTCGAGCGCCTGGCGCGCACCGAGGGCATCATCCCGGCGCTCGAGACCGCGCACGCGGTGGCGCACGCGATCCGCCTCGCGCCGACGATGGGACGCGAGCAGACGATCGTCGTCTCGCTGTCGGGGCGCGGCGACAAGGACATGGAAACCGTTGCCGCGGCGCGCGGCGACGCGATCCGCGCGGCCGGCGGAGCAGGGCAGTGA
- the trpC gene encoding indole-3-glycerol phosphate synthase TrpC, whose translation MTTAQTQTPDILAEIVAHQREVVAEARARRPVEELQRSPRWDTPRRSLSEALRSRRPAVIAECKRRSPSKGVLRDPYDPVAIARGYAAAGAAAISVLTNERYFGGALDHLTAVRETVPVPVLRKDFVVDAYQLAEARAAGADAVLLIVAALTPTELAELHRGALDLGLEVLTEVHDERELKQAIAIGARIIGINNRNLRTFVTDLATSERLARLVPADAIVVAESGLRDGGDLARLARSGIGAFLVGEAFMKAPEPGAALAAMLRESAERAEVP comes from the coding sequence ATGACGACCGCGCAGACGCAAACACCCGACATCCTCGCCGAGATCGTCGCGCACCAGCGCGAGGTGGTGGCCGAGGCGCGCGCGCGCCGTCCCGTCGAGGAGCTGCAGCGCTCGCCCAGGTGGGATACGCCGCGCCGCAGCTTGAGCGAAGCGCTGCGCAGCCGCCGGCCCGCGGTGATCGCCGAGTGCAAGCGCCGCTCGCCGTCGAAGGGTGTCCTGCGCGATCCCTACGATCCGGTGGCGATCGCGCGCGGCTACGCCGCCGCCGGCGCGGCCGCCATCTCGGTGCTGACCAACGAGCGCTACTTCGGCGGCGCGCTCGACCACCTGACCGCGGTGCGCGAGACGGTCCCCGTGCCGGTGCTGCGCAAGGACTTCGTGGTCGACGCCTACCAGCTCGCGGAGGCGCGCGCGGCCGGCGCCGACGCGGTGCTGCTGATCGTCGCGGCGCTCACGCCGACGGAGCTCGCGGAGCTGCACCGCGGCGCGCTCGACCTCGGCCTCGAGGTGCTCACCGAGGTGCACGACGAGCGCGAGCTCAAGCAGGCGATCGCGATCGGCGCACGCATCATCGGCATCAACAACCGCAACCTGCGCACCTTCGTCACCGACCTCGCGACCAGCGAGCGGCTCGCGCGCCTCGTGCCGGCGGACGCCATCGTGGTCGCCGAGAGCGGACTTCGCGACGGCGGCGATCTCGCGCGCCTCGCGCGCTCGGGGATCGGCGCGTTCCTGGTCGGCGAGGCGTTCATGAAGGCGCCGGAGCCCGGCGCGGCGCTCGCTGCGATGCTGCGCGAGTCGGCGGAGCGCGCAGAGGTACCATGA
- a CDS encoding phosphoribosylanthranilate isomerase: protein MRVKICGVTSSADARAAVEAGADMVGLNFYPRSKRYVTRERAREIVAELPPEVWRVGVFVNAARDEIERLRDELELDAIQLHGDEEPEVAQGLGCTVIRALRLRGPDDAARALDRWPVDYLLCEGDAGASYGGAGASFDWAWARAVPPARLFVAGGLTPENVADAVRALRPFAVDVASGVESAPGVKDHSRMAALVKHAKAA, encoded by the coding sequence GTGCGCGTCAAGATCTGCGGCGTGACGAGCTCCGCCGACGCGCGTGCGGCGGTCGAAGCCGGCGCCGACATGGTCGGTCTCAACTTCTACCCGCGCAGCAAGCGGTACGTGACGCGCGAGCGCGCGCGTGAGATCGTCGCCGAGCTGCCGCCCGAGGTGTGGCGCGTCGGCGTGTTCGTCAACGCCGCGCGCGACGAGATCGAGCGGCTGCGCGACGAGCTCGAGCTCGACGCGATCCAGCTGCACGGCGACGAGGAGCCGGAGGTGGCGCAGGGCCTCGGCTGCACGGTGATCCGCGCCCTGCGTCTACGCGGACCGGACGACGCCGCGCGCGCGCTCGACCGCTGGCCGGTCGACTACCTGTTGTGCGAGGGCGACGCCGGCGCGTCGTACGGCGGCGCCGGCGCGTCGTTCGATTGGGCGTGGGCGCGCGCGGTGCCGCCCGCGCGTCTCTTCGTCGCAGGCGGTCTCACGCCCGAGAACGTCGCCGACGCGGTGCGCGCGCTCCGACCGTTCGCGGTCGACGTCGCGAGCGGCGTCGAGAGCGCGCCGGGCGTCAAGGACCACTCGCGGATGGCCGCGTTGGTGAAGCATGCAAAAGCTGCCTGA